One genomic window of Campylobacter fetus subsp. fetus includes the following:
- a CDS encoding sulfite exporter TauE/SafE family protein, whose amino-acid sequence MDISTVFSIISIALMFSISHCIGMCGGFVMAYNAKLSNKTRKEIVFLSISYHLSRVFAYVCLGILFGFFGSIVILNLKTKGFVFFIVGVFLVILSIALIKRGKLLAFIENDKIGNLIMRFFKKFSKRNDALSFMILGFLNGLLPCGVVYYFLALSLSSGSIFNGFLVMFIFGLSTLPVMLIFSGTVGLVSAKFKHTMTIATSVIIAIYGVYLSYLGFMAIK is encoded by the coding sequence ATGGATATAAGTACGGTATTTAGCATTATCAGCATTGCTCTTATGTTTAGTATATCGCACTGTATAGGAATGTGCGGCGGATTTGTAATGGCATATAATGCTAAATTATCAAATAAAACCAGAAAAGAGATAGTTTTTCTTAGTATCAGTTATCATTTAAGTAGAGTTTTTGCTTATGTTTGCTTGGGGATTTTATTTGGTTTTTTTGGTTCTATCGTGATATTAAATTTAAAAACCAAAGGATTTGTGTTTTTTATCGTCGGTGTTTTTCTAGTTATTTTATCTATAGCTTTGATAAAGCGCGGAAAGCTGTTAGCTTTTATAGAAAATGATAAAATAGGAAATTTAATAATGCGTTTTTTTAAAAAGTTTAGCAAAAGAAATGACGCTCTGTCTTTCATGATATTAGGTTTTTTAAATGGTTTATTGCCTTGTGGGGTTGTTTATTATTTTTTGGCGTTATCTCTTAGTAGCGGAAGTATTTTTAACGGTTTTCTTGTGATGTTTATATTTGGTCTTAGTACTCTACCTGTTATGTTGATTTTTAGCGGTACGGTTGGTCTTGTAAGTGCTAAATTCAAACACACAATGACAATAGCTACTTCTGTTATCATAGCGATTTATGGTGTATATTTATCATATTTAGGATTTATGGCTATAAAATGA
- a CDS encoding MotE family protein, protein MKFALVFCFLFVSLNLIAADDWDAIYEAKKAEITREFERIDSARQELEAYRAATKSLFDKREAEISKKELDVNRTLDEISKKEENIKNMLAKNEKILEELKTMTSDKVLEVYAKMKDSPAANIISSLPRDEAAKILYALEPKKISSILSKMDPATAAELTEILKKDDLFTDNNSSVK, encoded by the coding sequence ATGAAATTTGCCTTAGTTTTCTGTTTTTTATTTGTAAGTTTAAATTTAATAGCCGCAGATGACTGGGATGCTATATATGAAGCTAAAAAAGCTGAGATAACACGCGAGTTTGAACGCATAGACAGTGCAAGACAAGAGTTAGAAGCTTACAGAGCCGCTACAAAATCCTTGTTTGATAAAAGAGAGGCTGAAATTTCAAAAAAAGAGCTTGATGTAAATAGAACGCTAGATGAAATTTCAAAAAAAGAGGAAAATATAAAAAATATGCTTGCAAAAAATGAAAAAATTTTAGAAGAGTTGAAAACAATGACTTCCGATAAAGTTTTAGAAGTATATGCAAAAATGAAAGATTCTCCTGCTGCAAATATTATAAGCTCACTTCCTAGAGACGAAGCAGCTAAAATACTTTATGCGCTTGAGCCAAAAAAAATATCGTCTATACTCTCAAAAATGGATCCGGCGACAGCGGCGGAACTTACCGAAATTCTAAAAAAAGACGATCTATTTACGGACAATAATAGTTCTGTTAAATGA
- a CDS encoding DUF4006 family protein, protein MENTNRSVFGISGVSGMLIATVLLLTILVVLTYLGILSQQNVMQKPYKLVDPASVQMKSSTKQASEVMVIKE, encoded by the coding sequence ATGGAAAATACAAATAGATCCGTTTTTGGAATAAGCGGAGTATCTGGAATGCTGATCGCTACTGTGCTTTTGCTAACTATTTTAGTGGTTTTAACATATCTTGGTATTTTATCACAACAAAATGTTATGCAAAAACCGTATAAGTTAGTCGATCCTGCATCTGTACAGATGAAAAGCAGTACTAAGCAAGCCTCAGAAGTAATGGTTATAAAGGAGTAA
- a CDS encoding PAS domain-containing sensor histidine kinase, with protein sequence MIDLSERLKQYQAAIDTSNIVSKTDIEGYITFVNDEFCKISGYTREELIGKPHSIVRHPDVPSENFKILWETILAKKVHRAIVKNKAKDGSAFYLNTTIIPILDEKGNIEEFVAIRHNVTEVVLLNERLLKTQNELTDLNSLLEQKVAEQTKKLIDLNKNLEQRVLQEVAKNEEKTKLMFQQSRLANMGEMLANIAHQWRQPLNELSIDLFRLKQAVNTPNSEFLDIYDHSKTVIKGMSNTIEDFRNFFNSNTKKESFLVSSAVEDAAIMLQRTLEKDGIKLDFSYDKNIFLTGYKNELAQVFVNLFTNARDAFREINIDNKLIKVSVKQSKGFVILKIQDNAGGIKEDIKDKIFEPYFTTKHPIVGTGLGLYMNKKIIEKFNGDISVHNVKFGTCFEIKIPTLVEKGDNDE encoded by the coding sequence ATGATTGATTTAAGTGAAAGATTAAAACAGTATCAAGCTGCTATCGATACAAGTAATATCGTTTCTAAAACAGATATTGAGGGTTACATTACTTTTGTAAATGACGAATTCTGTAAAATCAGCGGCTATACAAGGGAAGAGCTTATCGGAAAACCTCATAGTATAGTCCGCCATCCAGATGTTCCAAGCGAAAATTTTAAAATTCTTTGGGAAACGATCTTAGCAAAAAAAGTCCATAGAGCCATAGTAAAAAATAAAGCTAAAGACGGCAGCGCATTTTATCTAAATACAACTATTATTCCTATACTAGATGAGAAAGGAAATATAGAAGAGTTTGTTGCTATACGTCATAACGTAACTGAGGTCGTTCTCCTCAATGAGAGACTTTTAAAAACACAAAACGAATTGACGGATTTAAACTCGTTACTAGAGCAAAAAGTAGCAGAACAGACCAAAAAACTCATAGATCTAAATAAAAATCTCGAACAAAGAGTTCTTCAAGAAGTAGCAAAAAATGAGGAAAAAACCAAGCTTATGTTTCAGCAAAGCCGACTTGCAAATATGGGTGAAATGCTAGCAAATATAGCTCATCAGTGGAGACAACCGTTAAATGAGTTGAGTATAGATTTATTTAGATTAAAGCAAGCCGTAAATACTCCTAATAGCGAATTTTTAGATATATATGATCACTCAAAAACAGTTATAAAAGGTATGAGTAACACTATAGAAGATTTTCGTAATTTTTTTAATTCTAATACTAAAAAAGAGAGTTTTTTAGTTTCTAGCGCAGTAGAAGACGCTGCCATAATGCTTCAAAGAACGCTTGAAAAAGATGGTATAAAACTTGATTTTAGCTATGATAAGAATATTTTTTTAACCGGATATAAAAATGAACTTGCTCAAGTTTTTGTAAATCTTTTTACAAATGCTAGAGATGCTTTTAGAGAGATAAATATAGATAATAAATTGATAAAAGTTTCAGTAAAACAGAGCAAAGGCTTTGTGATATTAAAAATACAAGATAATGCTGGAGGTATAAAAGAAGATATTAAAGATAAAATTTTTGAGCCGTACTTTACTACAAAGCATCCTATAGTAGGAACTGGGCTTGGGCTTTATATGAACAAAAAGATTATAGAAAAATTTAATGGCGATATAAGTGTGCATAACGTTAAATTTGGAACTTGTTTTGAGATAAAAATACCGACTTTAGTAGAAAAAGGAGATAATGATGAGTGA
- the ccoO gene encoding cytochrome-c oxidase, cbb3-type subunit II, which yields MFSWLEKNPFFFAVFVFIFIAYAGIIEILPDFADRARPVEGRKPYTVLQLAGRHIYIKDSCNACHSQLIRPFKSETDRYGMYSISGEYAYDRPFLWGSKRTGPDLWRIGNYRSTDWHENHMKDPTSVVPGSIMPAYKHMFNKNADIETAYAEAFTIKKVFNVPYDAEDMPKLGTWEATQAMVKEEAAAIVGQMKDQDVKDAFARGEIREIVALIAYLNSLK from the coding sequence ATGTTTAGTTGGTTAGAAAAAAATCCATTCTTTTTTGCGGTATTTGTATTTATATTTATAGCTTACGCTGGTATTATAGAGATATTACCAGATTTTGCTGATCGTGCTAGACCTGTAGAAGGTAGAAAACCTTATACCGTTTTACAATTAGCAGGTCGTCATATATATATAAAAGATAGTTGTAACGCATGTCACTCACAGTTAATTAGACCATTCAAATCAGAAACAGATAGATACGGAATGTACTCAATCAGTGGCGAATACGCTTATGATAGACCGTTTCTTTGGGGTTCTAAAAGAACAGGTCCTGATCTATGGCGTATAGGTAACTATAGAAGTACAGATTGGCATGAAAACCATATGAAAGATCCAACAAGCGTAGTGCCGGGATCTATTATGCCGGCATATAAACATATGTTTAATAAAAATGCTGATATAGAGACTGCTTATGCTGAGGCATTTACTATCAAAAAAGTATTTAACGTACCATATGATGCTGAAGATATGCCAAAACTTGGCACTTGGGAAGCAACTCAAGCTATGGTAAAAGAAGAAGCGGCGGCTATAGTTGGACAAATGAAAGATCAAGATGTTAAAGATGCATTTGCAAGAGGCGAAATTCGCGAAATTGTAGCACTTATAGCATACTTGAATAGCTTAAAATAA
- a CDS encoding DUF507 family protein, with amino-acid sequence MRIKLPHAPYIARKVGLDLFNCGFVSFKSGIEPVASVVQSILENDINKERALEDKVKEVLDQNENEMDFMQVDRKNMFWLIKKKLAKDFGVILSYEDRYSSVSHEILELLWKKDLIDYSVSDNRVKNIIYGAIENYLKLYEDIEDIVVDRLANYKRKLIAGTDEYDLIFEKLYEEELHKKGMI; translated from the coding sequence ATGCGAATCAAATTACCACACGCACCTTATATAGCAAGAAAAGTTGGATTAGACCTTTTTAATTGTGGTTTTGTTAGTTTTAAAAGCGGCATCGAGCCAGTTGCCAGCGTAGTACAAAGCATATTGGAAAATGATATTAATAAAGAAAGAGCACTTGAAGATAAAGTAAAAGAGGTGCTAGATCAAAATGAAAACGAGATGGATTTTATGCAAGTTGATAGAAAAAATATGTTTTGGCTTATAAAGAAAAAACTTGCAAAGGATTTTGGCGTAATTTTATCTTACGAGGATAGATATAGTAGCGTTTCTCATGAAATTTTAGAGCTTTTATGGAAAAAAGATCTCATAGACTATAGCGTATCTGATAACCGTGTTAAAAACATAATTTATGGCGCAATAGAAAATTATTTAAAATTATATGAAGATATAGAAGATATTGTAGTAGACAGGCTTGCAAATTACAAAAGAAAGCTCATTGCTGGTACCGATGAGTATGATTTGATATTTGAAAAGCTTTATGAAGAAGAGCTACACAAAAAAGGAATGATATAA
- a CDS encoding cytochrome c oxidase, cbb3-type, CcoQ subunit has translation MSVETIRELQAYGYFVLLVAMVVLLYGYWFHLKKSEKSGRRDYEKYSNLALKDELRDDILENVSTNNNNAKRSVEK, from the coding sequence ATGAGTGTAGAAACTATAAGAGAGCTTCAAGCATATGGCTATTTTGTCTTATTGGTCGCTATGGTTGTATTACTTTATGGCTATTGGTTTCATCTGAAAAAATCTGAAAAGTCAGGTAGAAGAGATTATGAAAAGTATTCGAATTTAGCTCTTAAAGATGAGTTACGTGATGATATCTTAGAAAATGTTTCTACTAATAACAATAATGCTAAGAGGAGCGTTGAAAAATGA
- a CDS encoding response regulator transcription factor yields MSDILKSLTVLFVEDEDKIRTSMGSAMEGIFAKVILAGNGDEGLKKFKKFNPDVIVTDISMPIMDGLDMSKEIRDISKDTPIVILSAFSEKEKLLKAIEIGIDKYIIKPIDMEELFEAISVLAQDKISTTNIVEIGGGYSFNKTKRVLVRNQEEIALTKKELAFISILVKRLGTLVLHEEIKNSVWVGEKVSDAAIRTFIKRIRDKVGANLIKNIPGLGYKIETNL; encoded by the coding sequence ATGAGTGATATATTAAAGAGTCTTACGGTTCTATTTGTAGAAGACGAAGACAAGATAAGAACTAGTATGGGCAGTGCTATGGAGGGAATTTTTGCAAAAGTCATCCTAGCTGGCAACGGAGATGAAGGACTTAAGAAATTCAAAAAATTTAATCCAGATGTTATAGTAACCGATATTTCTATGCCTATAATGGACGGTCTTGATATGTCAAAAGAGATTAGAGATATATCAAAAGATACTCCTATAGTGATTTTAAGTGCATTTAGTGAAAAAGAAAAACTACTAAAAGCTATAGAAATCGGCATAGATAAATACATAATAAAACCTATAGATATGGAAGAGTTGTTTGAAGCTATATCAGTTTTGGCTCAAGATAAGATCAGCACTACAAATATAGTAGAAATAGGCGGTGGTTATTCATTTAATAAGACAAAAAGAGTTTTAGTAAGAAATCAAGAAGAGATAGCTCTTACAAAAAAAGAGTTGGCATTTATCTCTATTTTAGTAAAAAGATTGGGTACATTAGTGCTTCATGAGGAGATAAAAAATAGTGTTTGGGTTGGAGAAAAGGTGAGTGACGCTGCGATTAGAACGTTTATAAAACGTATCCGTGATAAAGTAGGAGCAAATTTAATAAAAAATATTCCGGGACTCGGATATAAAATAGAAACAAATTTGTAA
- a CDS encoding FixH family protein — protein sequence MQNRKTFWPYGILLSIFAIVCACIYTVYYSLDYPVHLDNFYFDKYQNVENGYNEIQIKQAKFDQDFKFNQNATIYIDGLLNQNEPQKLRRNKIVPVVDKNKNVELVFDTNATNLKAELLLSRPDTNQFNKSLNFKLEDNKFRISDLNLTMPGRWQVMMKLAANDDSVGFFKFELYAK from the coding sequence ATGCAAAATAGAAAAACTTTTTGGCCATATGGGATTTTGCTATCTATATTTGCTATAGTATGTGCTTGTATTTATACTGTCTATTATTCACTGGATTATCCGGTTCATTTGGATAATTTCTATTTTGATAAATACCAAAATGTAGAAAACGGATACAACGAGATCCAGATCAAGCAGGCTAAATTTGATCAAGATTTTAAATTTAATCAAAATGCTACTATTTATATAGACGGACTTCTAAATCAAAATGAACCTCAAAAACTAAGGCGTAACAAAATAGTTCCGGTAGTAGATAAAAATAAAAATGTTGAGCTAGTTTTTGATACAAATGCTACAAATTTAAAAGCCGAACTTCTGCTTTCTAGACCAGATACTAATCAATTTAATAAGAGTTTAAATTTTAAGTTAGAAGATAATAAATTTAGAATTAGTGATCTAAATTTAACTATGCCAGGCAGATGGCAAGTTATGATGAAACTAGCTGCGAATGACGATAGTGTAGGATTTTTTAAATTTGAATTATACGCCAAATAG
- the carA gene encoding glutamine-hydrolyzing carbamoyl-phosphate synthase small subunit yields the protein MKAYVYIENGVYLEAKAFGKGGSAFGELVFNTSLTGYEEIITDPSYAGQFIIFTMPEIGIVGVNENDEESAKIHASGVFMRNFNQTPSNFRSEKSLEKFFYDQGKFGIYDLDTRYLTKMLRDSGNLRAFVSTEISDKEILKHELENSARIDEINYVSIVSTKKPYIHSKNSWKHQKQSYGNLSSIGKKVAVIDYGVKRNILNELCEAGLEVEVYPHNVKADFLIDKFKKGEINGVFLSNGPGEPKMLVNEIGEIKKLIAADLPIFGICLGHQLLSNAYGYETYKLKFGQHGANHPVLNLETKSIEITAQNHNYNVPETISEVATVTHRNLFDNTIEGVRYNGGKVFSVQHHPEASSGPNESKYIFKNFIEIL from the coding sequence ATGAAAGCTTATGTTTATATAGAAAATGGAGTTTATTTAGAAGCAAAAGCGTTCGGAAAAGGCGGAAGTGCTTTTGGCGAGCTTGTATTTAATACCTCTTTAACAGGTTATGAAGAGATAATAACCGATCCTAGCTACGCCGGACAATTTATAATTTTTACTATGCCAGAAATAGGTATAGTGGGAGTAAATGAAAATGATGAAGAGAGTGCAAAAATCCACGCTAGCGGAGTTTTTATGCGTAATTTTAATCAAACCCCAAGTAATTTTAGAAGTGAAAAAAGCTTAGAGAAATTTTTTTATGATCAAGGTAAATTTGGAATTTATGATTTAGATACAAGATATCTTACAAAAATGTTAAGAGACAGTGGAAATTTAAGAGCTTTTGTATCGACTGAGATAAGCGATAAAGAGATTTTAAAACATGAATTAGAAAATAGTGCGCGTATAGACGAGATAAACTATGTTAGTATAGTAAGTACTAAAAAGCCATATATTCACTCTAAAAACTCATGGAAACATCAAAAACAAAGCTATGGAAATTTGAGTTCTATCGGTAAAAAAGTTGCGGTCATAGATTATGGCGTAAAAAGAAATATTTTAAATGAATTGTGTGAAGCGGGACTTGAGGTAGAAGTTTATCCGCATAATGTTAAAGCTGATTTTTTGATAGACAAATTTAAAAAAGGCGAGATAAATGGAGTATTTCTAAGCAATGGTCCAGGCGAGCCAAAAATGCTTGTAAATGAGATAGGCGAGATAAAAAAACTTATAGCCGCAGATCTTCCTATTTTCGGAATTTGTCTTGGACATCAATTACTTTCAAATGCTTATGGGTATGAGACTTATAAGCTTAAATTCGGACAACACGGCGCAAATCATCCGGTTTTAAATTTAGAAACAAAAAGTATAGAGATAACTGCTCAAAATCATAATTATAATGTTCCTGAAACCATAAGTGAAGTAGCAACTGTTACTCATAGAAATCTTTTTGACAACACTATAGAAGGTGTTAGATATAACGGCGGTAAAGTATTTTCGGTGCAACACCATCCAGAAGCCAGTAGTGGTCCTAACGAGAGCAAATATATATTTAAAAACTTTATTGAAATACTATAA
- the ccoN gene encoding cytochrome-c oxidase, cbb3-type subunit I: protein MQPSNALNYDYTVAKYFMFTTIIFGIVGMGIGTLIAFQMAYPDLNYLAGEYGTFSRLRPLHTNGVVYGFMLSGIFATWYYIGQRVLKVSMNESKFLMFIGKLHFWLYVIVIALAVVSLFAGLSTSKEYAELEWPIDILVVIVWVLWGVSIFGLIGIRREKTLYISLWYYIATFLGVAMLYLFNNMEVPTRLVSGMGSWLHSVSMYAGSNDALVQWWWGHNAVAFVFTVAIIAQIYYFLPKESGQPIFSYKLSLFSFWGLMFVYLWAGGHHLIYSTVPDWMQTMGSIFSVVLILPSWGSAINMLLTMKGEWGQLRENPLIKFMVLASTFYMFSTLEGPILSIKSVNALAHFTDWIPGHVHDGTLGWVGFMTMAALYHMTPRVFKRELYSKSLMEAQFWIQTTGIVLYFASMWIAGITQGMMWRATDEYGNLAYSFIDTVTVLIPYYWIRAIGGLLYLIGFFMFSYNIIKSISSSKPVEREPVSASPMAA from the coding sequence ATGCAGCCAAGTAATGCATTAAATTATGACTATACAGTCGCTAAGTACTTCATGTTTACCACTATTATATTTGGTATAGTAGGTATGGGTATAGGAACTTTGATAGCTTTTCAAATGGCATACCCAGATCTAAACTACCTAGCTGGTGAATACGGAACATTTAGCCGTTTAAGACCGCTTCATACAAATGGCGTGGTCTATGGATTCATGTTGTCAGGTATATTTGCTACCTGGTATTATATCGGTCAAAGAGTGCTAAAAGTCTCAATGAACGAGTCGAAATTCCTAATGTTTATAGGAAAATTGCATTTTTGGTTATATGTTATAGTAATCGCTTTAGCAGTAGTTAGTCTATTTGCCGGATTATCTACTTCAAAAGAGTATGCCGAGCTAGAATGGCCTATAGATATACTAGTTGTTATAGTGTGGGTATTATGGGGGGTTTCGATATTTGGACTTATCGGAATTCGTCGTGAAAAAACTCTTTACATCTCTCTTTGGTATTATATAGCTACCTTTTTAGGTGTTGCTATGCTTTATCTATTTAATAACATGGAGGTTCCTACTCGTCTAGTTTCTGGCATGGGTAGTTGGCTTCATTCGGTATCTATGTATGCAGGAAGTAACGATGCTTTAGTACAATGGTGGTGGGGACACAACGCCGTTGCGTTCGTATTTACCGTAGCTATAATAGCTCAAATTTATTACTTTTTACCAAAAGAGAGTGGACAGCCGATATTCAGTTATAAGCTTTCATTATTTTCATTTTGGGGTTTAATGTTTGTTTATCTTTGGGCCGGCGGTCACCACCTTATTTATTCTACAGTTCCAGATTGGATGCAAACTATGGGATCGATATTCTCAGTAGTTTTGATACTTCCTAGTTGGGGTTCTGCTATAAATATGCTTCTTACTATGAAGGGCGAGTGGGGACAATTAAGAGAGAATCCTCTAATTAAATTTATGGTTCTAGCGAGTACATTCTATATGTTCTCTACTCTTGAAGGACCTATACTTTCTATAAAATCTGTAAATGCTCTAGCTCACTTTACTGACTGGATACCTGGACACGTCCATGATGGAACTCTTGGTTGGGTCGGATTTATGACTATGGCGGCACTTTATCATATGACTCCGCGTGTGTTTAAAAGAGAGCTTTATAGCAAATCTTTAATGGAAGCACAATTTTGGATTCAAACAACAGGTATAGTTCTATATTTTGCTTCAATGTGGATCGCAGGTATCACTCAAGGCATGATGTGGAGAGCTACTGATGAGTACGGTAATCTTGCGTATTCATTTATAGATACCGTTACGGTTCTAATCCCATATTACTGGATAAGAGCTATAGGCGGATTGCTATACTTAATAGGCTTCTTTATGTTTAGTTATAACATAATCAAATCAATTTCATCAAGCAAACCAGTTGAGCGTGAACCAGTTAGTGCTTCACCTATGGCTGCGTAA
- a CDS encoding flagellar export protein FliJ, giving the protein MNNKFTQVVKVKEENVNKIELSLAKCRALDKELKKSMGAIIDELNLHRFPRGGSSADIKINLEEQKLLREQKERIKEKIILNQKEIVHYEFQHKKAYIELEKMKYLEKEETAKEIAKIKKQEAKDLDEIAVQRYSFMKDAK; this is encoded by the coding sequence ATGAATAACAAATTTACGCAAGTAGTAAAAGTAAAAGAAGAAAACGTTAATAAAATAGAGCTAAGCCTTGCTAAATGCAGGGCTTTAGACAAAGAGCTAAAAAAGTCTATGGGCGCCATTATAGATGAGTTAAATTTGCATAGATTCCCACGTGGCGGTAGTTCTGCGGATATAAAGATAAATTTAGAAGAGCAGAAGCTTTTGAGAGAACAAAAAGAGAGAATAAAAGAGAAAATAATCTTAAATCAAAAAGAGATCGTTCATTACGAATTTCAACATAAAAAAGCATATATAGAGTTAGAAAAGATGAAATATTTAGAAAAAGAAGAAACCGCAAAAGAGATAGCTAAGATAAAAAAACAAGAAGCAAAAGATCTTGATGAAATTGCCGTTCAAAGATACTCTTTTATGAAAGACGCAAAATGA